The genomic region TGTAGCAGCTATAAACCtgctaacattttttttttcttctttttgtaATTGTACTACACACCATGAGGGGGCGATCTAAGGGGGGATCTATAcagtgcgttccaaacgggatatatcgccctccgaagggcacttcggagtgaaaataatcatggccgccatattgaagggtcgttccaaaccgaagtgctcaaaactggccacttcaaagggcccttcggaattaaggatttcgaagggaacaactgatggacacttcgggcccccatgatcctttgcacagggaagtttgacgtcacagaatgggtacaggaggctcagAGTTCGATTAACTATAAaggtatgtataatattttatacatattttaaatatataatatttttctgtactactgtagcctaatatttatatgagttagatttggtacattattatggtcaaaacgactttctacttcaacaaaaatactttacagctccctttatcagtccattcaaatgtttaaaatacataaatacaatatagcctacatgcgctaaacctaaaataaataaataaactaacgttaaataaagggcgcagcttgcacaatctaagttactcctccttgattgtctcgttaagatgacgcagaagtgcattCCAAAAGAAGAGTTTTTTTGATCCCttcacccttcatcccttcgaagctctcactccggagggtaaaccctttgaagggattagggcatagggatgagcccttctgaatggaacgcagggataCTCTCAGGTATAAAATTGGTGTAGAGAGTAGAAGTTAGATTGGTCATTCTGACAGTAGACAAGATATTGTATTTGAAATTTTACAGTCATTATACAGGATCAATAATACAGGAAATTACATTAGTATTCTTTGGGTTCCGGCACATGTAGGGGTGGAGGGCAATGAGGTGGTAGATATTCTGGCAAAGAACTCacttaaaagcagaaatgtagAGATTCACATTGATATGAGTAAATCAGAAGCAAAAACATGTATTCAAAAGGCAGCACATGACATCTGGCAGAAGCGTTGGGAAAGAGAGATGAAGGGGAGACACCTGTTTCAAATTCAGAAAAAAGTGGGAAAAGGAGATTGGAATTCAATATTAAGAAGGAAAGAATCATCATTGATTTTTAGACTTCGCAAAGGACATACAGGGTTAAATTATAGTTTACATAAAATCAATAAACATCCTACAGGGAAGTGCAATAAGTGTAATGAACCAGAAACAGTTGAACTTGTTCTCATAAACTGCAtagcatataaaaataaatgctctACACTCCAGTTCAGTTGGTGGCGGTAATGCACTGAAAGCTGGTCTGCCAAACCCTTATAAattaagaagaagaagaagatagATTTGTAACGGACGGAATAAGCATGGCTTATGGCTCCACATATTTACTTGTCTTGATTGAGAAACTTGAGTTTTATGCTCAATCTGAAGTAAGGATTGTTTCTTTTCTTATATTGATTGAAAGTTTTCTGGTTAATTTATGCACAGTTATTTTTCTAATATGATGTATTTCATCTAATTTGTAGAAGGACTCCACATTCTGTGGGATTTATCCTTCTGTTCATATGCCTGTTTTGACCCGTGTCAGAAAGATGACTTTGAAGTGGGTTTAGAGGCTATGAACTATGTTCAACTGTTGTGGATCCTTGGACCGGATTATGCCACATATGGGAATTTAAAGACTTTCTAGTTTGCTTGGAATGGTATTGACACTAAGGAGTACAGTTTGCTCTGGGGAACTTTTGGATTCTTGGACATTGGCTTTCATGGACATTGATTCCTGCACTGCTGTGAATGaacattcatcatcatcatcatcatcatcatcatcgtcattACCACAGAAAAGCAGAtaagatttttatttctatgCTACTGGTTATTGATTgggaaaaatgtatgttttgtttgtatttatgaAAGTGTTtgatagataaaaagatgtaaatgaatgagaagcatttatttatttttgggtttATAGATCATAGTTTTTTGTCAATGCTTGTAATATATGAAACTATCTTGCCTCATTGATTTTCTGTTGTGCACTAAACAAAATCCAGTTAGTGGTTCCCTCCTTATAAAACAGACTTATAACTAATGCTTTTGGGAGATCAAAGTAACGGTTATAATAtagggaaatatattttctttccagAAGGGGATGCAAATAAATCAAGTTTTCTGTAAAGGAGTCAAGCTAAGCTTGTCTGTGATGATAAAACCTTacacattgttcatttacatataagGTTGTATTTATGGGGAAAGTTTAAGAGCAGTTGAACTGAATTCCTCATTTACAGTTCCTGAGGTCTGTTGAGGAGATAAACAAATCCACATCAACACATAATGCCTTTCATTGCTGGAGTTTATTGAAGTTTATAGTTGATTTGTTTCAGTTGtggatttaaaaaaagtgacccaaaacaaagaagaagaaaataatTAATGAGATTACACAAAACAACAGCCATATATCCTGTTACAATATATACCATGATTTAATAAGTTACAGAGTTAACAGAAGAAGAGAAACCCAAAACCTTAATTTGATTGTTTtctttctgagaaacactgtaaTGTTTCTTCAAATGTTTAAGACACACGTTTGATCTTCATGCTGATGGATTTCAAACCAACAGCATTACTGTTCTTCCAGTGGTACCAAAAATTTCCAATGCCCGAAATGGTGGGATCTTCTCCCCCTAAATACACACCGTTGGGGTTTGCATGGTGACAGGCTCCATACCAAAATGCCCCGAGAAACGATTTTGCACAGTTATTAGGCCAGGTGTCTTGGTCTTTGTCAAAGGTGGAGAACTTCATACCACTGTGGTAGGTCAAAGAGTCACCTGCAGAGAAGAGCATCATTGAGGACATCAGAGGCACATTTACTGAAGTGTGAATTTAATATGAATGAAAGTGTCCTATACCTGCTCCTCCATTACTGAATCCTGAAGCAAGCAGTTTATACCCGTCAGTTTCACAATCCACAGAGAAGGACGAGTACAgagcaaaaactttttttccgGTGAAGTCCTCCAGATCCACTCTCAGCATGTACTTCCTGTTACGTGTCAGCTGGTACATATTCTCCAGccctgttcacacacacacatgaagaaCATGTTCAACCAAACACATGATCATCCACACAAACGGACACTCACTGTGAGATCTTACCCAGCCAGTATTCGCTCTCCACATTCCCAAATCCTCTCTTGTACTGATTCCACGGCCGATAGAAATTCACACTGCCGTCCATTCTCCTCTGAAACACCTGTGATGGGTTTATATAGAAGATATGATTCATAATGTATGTTCTGATGtgtgtttaatgatctacagtcACATTCATACCGTCCATCCTCCTTTATCTTCATCTTTCCCATCTGAGATCATGTCACAGTAAACCCAGACAGGAGCGCCACTTCCTGGATAGATGGAGTAAATCCCACTGACTGTTTGTCCTGCTTTATAAAGGTCAAAACAGTCGACCGGCGTGTTTTCATCAGTACTGCATCCGTTCGCCAGAACAACAGAGAGAAGAACTGCTAGAAACACCATCATCTAcatgagacagagagagaaatatatgaACATCACACTGAAAACCATCTCTAGAAATGTTGTTGATGAACTTACTGCCATCTTCTCAGTCTCTCCTCAGTAGATCACAGCAGAGATCTGTTTAATCtagacaaaaataacaaaaaaaaaaaaatacattcttAAAGTTGTATAAATGTCTGAATGTTTTCTGAGGTAAGTGACGAGTAAAGCAGTAACTCACCGTTTGTGTTGTTGAGTCTGACAGACACTCTTTATATATCTGTCAGATTTTCATGCTCCTCCTCTGTCACAGAAGAAATTTACTTAATGAACACCCACATTTTGGATGCAAATGAAAAAGGTATCTGTCATCCTCAATGCAAATTATATATGCAGTGTATTGTATTTTATCTATTCAGTAAATCTCACTGAATCTGGGTGATTTCGTTTAGAGCTACAATTTGTAGTTTCGATTAAATCCatcatgtttattattttgaacGTAAATGCAAATGTGGTCTCTCTCATAATGTGCCTTAGATTTCATGAATGCGTTGTTTGCTGTTTTTTCAGTGCCTTCAGTGCTTGGCCccaaattcttcttcttcttccttttctttaatggaagtctatggcagaACTGTTTGGTCAAAAATTGTGAAAACTGGCACATAGAAAGAGGAGAGTCTGAGCACTGATCAGAGCAcatttttcctctgattccagCACTCATTCTAAGTCAGATGCATACCATGTTTACAGTTTCCAGCAGATAAAATATTAGACCGTTTTCagtttgaattaaatgttttttccccTTGTCTTCTTCAACAAATTCCTGCCCGCTCCAGCAAAATTCTCCCATTCCCAGCAGAAACATTCATGTTTTGTCCCATCCCTGCCCACAGGTAAAATTATACATGGGTTATTTTCAGTACGTCTATGAAATAGTTTCAAGTTAGGCCACCTAGCAACAACCTTCATCCCAGCATAAACGTTCCtgataaattattttgtaaattaatttgtCGTATTATTGGTTTTACAGAAACAAAAGGATCTGCAACATATATCTGCATATATATCTGCAACAGTTTGCAATATAGAAATTAAACTTTAAAAGctaaaaagcaatttctgttACGTAGTCAGTAATTCTGCAAATTCCATTTTAAATCACTTTGCCAAAAATAATCACCATAAAGCTACATATGAGATTGGTGCAGGCTTTGCTCAGGCACTGTAATTGCTGCAGCTGTATTTTATCAATTCTTTGCAAAACGTACAAATAAATCCATAAGTTTATATACAGTAAGTCATACTGCACATCCGGACCAGATATTTTCCCTAAAAACACAAAGGATTAATGAGGGGGAAATACAAATGCTGTTTCCCTCCTTCAGCACATCCTGGACAAACATGGTCTCATCAAACAGACTCAGTTAAACAAAAGATTAAATTTTGTCGATTTAATATAGACTGatgtttgattttgatgtttgttggCTTGGAAGATCAGCTGACTGCCATGACCCAGGGTACAACACATTGTTCCTCAGAGCTTTTCTCTTCTCAAGTTAAAGACATTTTTCTTGAGAGCTCACAGAAGATTTTACCAGAGATATGGTATTTTCAGTTCCCAGCATACCTTGCATGAAACTGGATGAAAAGAGTAAATGTCTATTAGAGTGAGATACTGTAAGAAAATCAGAGATATGttgctgtttaatgttgtgtcATGAAGGGGTTTGGACAGGATCCTGTCCATTATACCTTTAAACAGAGTATATTTGATAATAAACATGCAGAAAGGTGTGTGAGGGATCGGttgtcttttatttatttacatcacAGATTAAGAAACTGTTGTGACACCAGTGACATCTCAAAATAGTTATGAAAATCATTCACACAAATACCAATTACACACCaattacaaatttaaatgaTTCATGTTTAAAATCCCTTTTATGTGCTGAACAGTATAGGGTCATTATGATcagaatacatttatattttataaatggtTTATAATACTCTGAAATAATTGAGTggctgaaatgtttttttaattgctttggtgcagttttcagaagaaatgttcaaaactcttagtactaatatcacaacagatcatcaaaagtACACTTTTTCCTAACATTTCAGCATGTTTTCAATTCTGttagtacaatacacaaaatcacaaagtatccttttcactacacaaaataagtgtttcatctatataaatattttattcacagtaTCCGTCTTTCAAAAAGCTTATACTTTCAACCTTTTCATTTGCATCTCTTTTCattcagtttaatacattttgtccTCTTGGaattatacactgtaaaaaattgcGGCCAAATTTCGACAGTAACATGCTGTTTTCCATTAAACCAGTAATATACCATAGAaaacagtgcattctgggtaatatttgatgttttcgagaaagtagcctacAGCAATATACTGTGAATTAACAGCGCTCAAAGTCGACACTCCGAGGCTGTTTCAAATCACATCTTATACCCTCATTCcatattccctacattagttcactaatatagtccacttgacagagtgaataaaaacaaatgagtgaattcagacactgatgaacacctgctgttaacaagcaaatcactgaaggaaagagaaacaagaaaagaaaaaaagattaaatcaactgaaaattaaaaagacattaaatctctcaagatctgattaaacaactggACTCATTGGACTctttgtatgcttacctcaaggactctaGTTATACTCACCGTCTCCACTCCAGCATGTTCCCAGTCTCCTCCTGTGATCCCATCTCCATGTGTGTCTTCAAGCATCGTCTCTGCTCTGCTTCACTCTCTGGTTCGCTACCAGCCACGATCTCCACTCCTGCAacacaaaggacagtattaccatCCTGTTATCATCCACCAAAGTTTATATTCACACATTACTCACCTGCTTCACTGTTTTACTCTGCTGTCAGTCCAATAAACATCACCTACCTGTATTCCGTTGTCTCCGTCCCTTCTGTTTGTAACACTAAACTAggttgtgttatttttttgattatggaatttagatttttttgattTTACAGCATCAATGGAATTGAATGGAATCCATATGATttcactgattcttgatgtctctgtttatgtaaatgATGCCATAGttcaaacatttttgtaaatgatgAGTTTAAAAATCCTTTACTGATTGCTTTTGCACTGCTTGATATTAAGCTGTAGTATCGCAATGTTGCcaatataaaatttaatttattttaaaaaattatataaatttcaGATAATGGTTAAGACACTGGAGAAGTTCAGTGAACCAAGCATTACATGATGATAATTATTATAAtcaaaacataaccaacaacacctgagcacaatttttctttttttggccaCAACAAATGTGTCTTAAATGCACACGGTTACAGCAGTTTTAATTGAGCACATGGTATTTTTACAGCAACATACTGCAATGTAGATTATGGTAAAGAACTGTAAAATTAACAGGAAAGTATTGGCAACTTTtttgccagtattttactgtaaattaacaggacaatttttttacagtgatggcAACCACTATTACCGTAAAATCAaggaaaaaactgtaatgttctGTAAAACGTAACTGTTATGATACAGAGGGGTCGGacacaggtgtaaacaggtaaGCAGTCTTTATTATAAAACCAGTGAGCAGATATGGCAAGCAGGAGTGAACAGATGAGCAATGGTAATGACTGGTGATAGTTACGGTCCTTTTGTGATTGCAGATGACAGAGTCCTTTAACTGGATGGAGCTGGAGAATGTAGGAGACGtaggagcactcacacacagacgaGGAACACACCGGGAGATGGGGTCACacaggagacaggtaagtagcaagcggggagtccttgaggtaagcatacaggtaacTATTGCtcaacgagaccggacagtgagtgcagtgtgtgagtgctctttaTACTGGT from Megalobrama amblycephala isolate DHTTF-2021 linkage group LG7, ASM1881202v1, whole genome shotgun sequence harbors:
- the LOC125271165 gene encoding microfibril-associated glycoprotein 4-like isoform X1 → MAMMVFLAVLLSVVLANGCSTDENTPVDCFDLYKAGQTVSGIYSIYPGSGAPVWVYCDMISDGKDEDKGGWTVFQRRMDGSVNFYRPWNQYKRGFGNVESEYWLGLENMYQLTRNRKYMLRVDLEDFTGKKVFALYSSFSVDCETDGYKLLASGFSNGGAGDSLTYHSGMKFSTFDKDQDTWPNNCAKSFLGAFWYGACHHANPNGVYLGGEDPTISGIGNFWYHWKNSNAVGLKSISMKIKRVS
- the LOC125271165 gene encoding microfibril-associated glycoprotein 4-like isoform X2 — encoded protein: MAMMVFLAVLLSVVLANGCSTDENTPVDCFDLYKAGQTVSGIYSIYPGSGAPVWVYCDMISDGKDEDKGGWTVFQRRMDGSVNFYRPWNQYKRGFGNVESEYWLGLENMYQLTRNRKYMLRVDLEDFTGKKVFALYSSFSVDCETDGYKLLASGFSNGGAGDSLTYHSGMKFSTFDKDQDTWPNNCAKSFLGAFWYGACHHANPNGVYLGGEDPTISGIGNFWYHWKNSNAVGLKSISMKIKRVS
- the LOC125271165 gene encoding microfibril-associated glycoprotein 4-like isoform X3, whose amino-acid sequence is MVFLVVLLSVVLMNRCSNDENTPVDCSDLYKAGQTVSGIYSIYPAGDVPVWVYCDMISGGKDEDNGGWTVFQRRMDGSVNFYRPWNQYKRGFGNVESEYWLGLENMYQLTRNRKYMLRVDLEDFTGKKVFALYSSFSVDCETDGYKLLASGFSNGGAGDSLTYHSGMKFSTFDKDQDTWPNNCAKSFLGAFWYGACHHANPNGVYLGGEDPTISGIGNFWYHWKNSNAVGLKSISMKIKRVS